The genome window ATCAAGCGCTGCAGGCTTAGAATAAACAGGTGACGTCAGGTGTGGAGGGGCGCAGGGTGAAAAAAAGATGTATCCTTATATCTGGTTTCAGCTTCTCAGATGAAGCTTTTCTGACTGAAATTACATTAAACTGAATATATATTGGGGGTTTGGAAAGTTGGTTAATTCATTATTTGAATACTACTAGGGGCTTTGGAAACGTGATGGGCATTGTAACCAAGTTATCTGACATTTTGGATCGAAACACCTTTTGACCTGACACTAGTGAGTGTGTGTAATAGTGTGTGTTTACAAAACTGTTCGTACCTCTTGCAGCAGGTCAGCCTGCTCGATGGCCTTCAGCACGTTCTTCTTCGACGTCTCCTGAGCCTCTCCCCCCAGCAGGAACTCATCCAGGATGAAGTAGGCCTTCTCAAAGTTGAAGATAATATCCAGCTCACAAACCTGTGTGGCCAAACAGTAGCAGATCAGAGGAGATCCTGTAGTTAGTGACACACTGAAAGGATTCGTACAGTACACTTTCTATTGTTTTCTGCCACATTCTACCAATTAACagtttatttgagatgtgtgaCATTTAAGACTTACACTGCCAAAATATTTGTCCAGCAGCTCCACGTATCGATGGATGATCTCCAGGGTGATCAGCTCATTGTCCTGATCCTCCACAGCACAGCAGAAATACAGGCTTGCATATCTACAACCGAAAGTAAGCAAATAAAAGATGAACGGTGGGTGATGTATAACAATGTTAGTGCTCTCCCGGCAGAAATGCAACATATCAGTGTTTTCAATGTAGGCAACAGTAGGCTTTGATCAGTATCAGGACTCAATCTAGGATACACATACCTAGATATGCATACAATAAGAAATACAAATTCAAAATTCCcatcaaaaataataaagatAACTTGCGATTACTTTGCAAACATCTGGAAAAAAATGGACCATTGTAGCTTTTACATGAAGTGGAAGTTGAAGAGCATGAAGTttacatgtatgtattttaCATGTATACATGATAAAACTGCACCGCATTAGATGTTTACATATGTacccagtggcgtttctatatgtacaaaagtggtggggcacaaaaaatgtagatgtttatatataagcttctgcagtgaggttcatggctggtgaggcaccatcattattttaatactttctgctgacactaggtggggctgtgccccacctgcccctaatgaccagtcgccactgtatGTACCTAATAAACAGGTAGCTTCATGTTTGTTATCATGAGGCAAGAAAACACCCTTTTCAGTACTGCAGCACTGTGTCACTGTCACGGctattttgttgtttgtctttgtttttttacatgGGAAGTTACTTTTGTATTCTAAAGCTCAACAGTTATATGTCCAGCCACAAATGAGGCAATCTTACGTAATGAATCATTGTCCTTCACTGTTTGGCAGGTGTTATTAGAGAGGGTGTGTTTCTGGCTTTCAGCACACAACAGAAGGTGAGATCTAAggccccatttacacgggaacgcaaacaaaccgaattcgatatcaaaaaagtcttctgtGCACACGGATACGGCTCAATAAACGTGTcccttcacacgagaccgctcgacccgctggagacgctgtagtacatatgctgggcctgtaagtggcactgtacttccgccacgaaatacaccaaaagcagtgaagaagaccccccccccccctgtactgcgaagccggattttcgcttagcgagctaacttcagggaaaactgggtttccggtcctacaacGCTAGTTCTCTTCTtaccgggctagatctccatggtaactgatgctgAACGGCAAACCTGAGggctgaggcctgtactaccgGGCTAGATCTtgatggtaacttatgctgaacggctaGCCTAGTCCGGAGCAGATTTGGTtacaggataagagatcaactcagtgaaagcactgcctgctgaccaatcagagcttcgtgtgcggagtttaaagcgatcaagtaaaattacaggataaaggaaatacagaaaaactgccgttgcaggaaagacggacGGAAAAAATcaactgactgtgtgaacgtgaaaattaatagaatatcacctcccatcttcagagcgatCTGACtaatataacattagcgttaagaaagcttacttaaatatctgccacaacataagtaaccggatcaaagtaacattacgtacagtccgcggcactgtgagGGCAGACGtggatgtgtcccattatcattcatatcacatcatatatttccttatctgagtcagcttattgagccgtatctggccgtgcaacactcacagtgtcacatactgtatgcagcagtattattttaagcaacacattaagttgacgaaacactcgagtcaaatgtaattaaagtcagatccactcgtgtcttacacagggcagtgatatcataaacctgttaatgtacgcattcaaacacttgttcttttaccagctgtattcaccttgcaggtgcagctatgtggcttttatcctggataaagtgtttaagtcatggatgtttaaagtttaacttcttcatatttgtctaatattatagttcacttttcattcaggaagtatgacgctgcgctgtcagtacgcttctccatgtttgtgattggtcaaatgttgctagccccgcccctttcatgtgaacgcccactcagccggacagagaaaccctggcttgagttaccgagttgataaccaacGTCATAGGGCCGGTTAGCGAGattgttttggattaggtaagccgggtaactcaaacatatccagggtatgttgaactggattCGTAGTTCAGGCctctggttgcccttctgtttattctccgcggtggatttagcaacatgtggttcatgtagttctccatgtccacttgttgctgatggttgtggtagaggagctgtagattgtgcactaacatctgtagcatggtcagcaacagtagctactgaccatgctacagcagtgagcagcagaagtggggagaggcggggctatggcttcatcgttatcaggaaatgatcgtataggacgtCACACAGAGCCGTTTGGCCCTCCAGAGTGTTCCGtccgcagatctatccaccttgggacccattATCGTTTGAGGGGTCCGTTTCCGCGGTTCCatttagggatcgaccgatatggctttttcaaggccgataccgataccgattcttagtaatcaaggagaccgataaccgatatttggaaccgatatacatttgcagtcaaatcagaaaatctatagtgtcaaaatgtagaataacacaaactccaacacaacttatttgaaatgcatttaagcatatattatatttaatgaacttttaaacatcttacaactggttttcTCTCtgagcccttttctttagtgcagccatctgctatgagttagagagagacaagaagtggggcagcaggctggcctgacatgcttaactaacaataatgcttaatttattatatcaaaccaatgcctgtctgtctagcataaaatcccaataaactgctagcaactgcaaaacactagtgctagctaatgttttgcaaactattaaaagtgaggctattgcagtagacctaacgttagtctagtagcctcacttctaatattttgctaaacatttgctaaatacatgttggctagctaatgagcttcacatatcaacctgaaaaactgcgaggctccactcgcagccccccctccgcaccacagttactccgctgcgagacgctgcacgcaccccaactctgactgacttcccgcgtccctgtgtaactgggaagctgatcgaattggatcaatagatcgtgctgtttttgcaacttcagcataggggattaggatgtttattgaacttcggctttcaactgatttaccttcgaaacacatgtgtgtctctgc of Pseudochaenichthys georgianus chromosome 3, fPseGeo1.2, whole genome shotgun sequence contains these proteins:
- the ap1s2 gene encoding AP-1 complex subunit sigma-2, whose amino-acid sequence is MQFMLLFSRQGKLRLQKWYVPLSDKERKKISRDLVQTILARKPKMCSFLEWRDLKIVYKRYASLYFCCAVEDQDNELITLEIIHRYVELLDKYFGSVCELDIIFNFEKAYFILDEFLLGGEAQETSKKNVLKAIEQADLLQEEAEAPRSVLEEIGLT